From the genome of Winogradskyella forsetii, one region includes:
- a CDS encoding DUF4197 domain-containing protein, with product MIKRIFALLIIFNLTACAELQQVVDSLPEGTGDVLGNADIAAGLRQALDLGIDKQVTKLTAEDGFFRNELVKIALPDELKKVDETLRKIGLSSLADEGLKVLNRAAEDAVSEATPIFVNAVKGITFDDAKNILLGDDTAATSYLTSKTQTALYDKFKPVINNSFSKVGADQIWTNLITKYNNLPLTNNVNPDLTDYVTGEALKGVYTMIAVEEKEIRNQVSSRTTDLLRKVFALQD from the coding sequence ATGATTAAGAGAATCTTTGCTTTACTTATTATTTTCAATTTAACAGCTTGTGCAGAATTACAACAGGTAGTTGATTCTTTACCAGAAGGCACAGGAGACGTATTAGGCAATGCTGATATTGCGGCCGGATTGCGACAAGCCTTGGACTTAGGTATTGACAAACAAGTGACCAAGTTAACTGCAGAAGATGGCTTTTTCAGAAATGAATTGGTAAAAATCGCTTTACCCGATGAATTAAAAAAAGTGGATGAAACGTTGCGAAAAATAGGCTTAAGCAGTTTAGCTGACGAAGGCTTAAAAGTACTGAATAGAGCGGCCGAGGATGCCGTATCTGAAGCGACACCTATTTTTGTAAATGCAGTGAAAGGCATTACGTTTGATGATGCTAAAAATATATTGCTTGGCGATGATACTGCAGCAACCTCTTATTTAACCTCGAAAACACAAACGGCACTTTACGATAAATTCAAACCAGTAATCAACAATTCATTCAGTAAAGTGGGTGCTGACCAAATTTGGACGAATCTTATTACCAAATACAATAATTTGCCTTTAACCAATAACGTGAATCCAGATCTAACGGATTATGTCACTGGCGAAGCTTTAAAAGGGGTTTACACCATGATTGCTGTGGAGGAAAAAGAAATAAGAAACCAAGTGTCTTCGCGTACTACGGATTTATTGCGGAAGGTATTTGCTTTGCAAGACTAG
- a CDS encoding ATP-binding cassette domain-containing protein, which translates to MIFELDNVELYFKNKRILNGIYLKAETGKVTAILGRNGCGKSSLLNIAFGNLKPKYKLVRLDSKPLLKPLYSAGIAKYLPQYNFISDGFKLSFIFKLYKLDWNAFIEDFEEFSNYEHSKFKTLSGGERRIIETYIILKATSKIVFLDEPFSHLAPLHIETVKQLIAAEKKKKAIVISDHMYQHIIESSDVIYLLKNGTTKKIEKLTELEDYKYLNAGSL; encoded by the coding sequence TTGATATTTGAATTAGACAATGTAGAACTCTACTTTAAGAACAAACGCATTTTAAACGGTATTTACCTCAAAGCAGAAACAGGAAAAGTAACTGCTATTTTAGGTAGAAACGGCTGTGGAAAAAGTAGTTTACTCAACATTGCATTTGGAAATTTGAAGCCTAAATATAAGCTGGTTCGCTTAGACAGCAAACCACTTTTAAAGCCTTTGTATTCTGCGGGAATTGCCAAATATCTACCACAATATAATTTTATTTCTGATGGATTTAAATTATCCTTTATTTTCAAACTATATAAACTGGACTGGAATGCTTTTATCGAAGATTTTGAGGAATTTTCCAATTACGAACATTCAAAATTTAAAACATTGTCTGGTGGCGAAAGACGTATTATTGAAACCTATATTATTCTGAAAGCAACAAGTAAAATCGTGTTTTTAGACGAACCCTTTTCGCATTTAGCACCTTTACATATTGAAACCGTAAAGCAACTTATCGCTGCAGAAAAGAAAAAGAAAGCCATTGTTATTTCAGACCACATGTATCAACATATCATTGAATCTTCTGATGTGATCTACCTTCTTAAAAATGGTACCACTAAAAAGATTGAAAAGCTTACTGAACTTGAAGATTATAAATATTTGAATGCAGGCAGTCTCTAA
- a CDS encoding ABC transporter substrate-binding protein, with the protein MKDQLNREFQLEKTPKRIISLVPSQTELLVHLGLEASIVGVTKFYVHPKHLRLSKKVVGGTKQINLQKIIDLNPDIILCNKEENTKKMIAELETIAPIHISDIYNLEDCFELIKMYGNIFQVEKRASELISNIRKERKAFQLQITTKKPLKVAYFIWKNPWMVAASTNFIDAMITEAGFTNVFKAQERYPEIDLNNSNLKGADLIFLSSEPFPFKSDHIAELQSKFPEKTIKIVDGELFSWYGSRLLKSYPYFKTLHDETQKVDTI; encoded by the coding sequence ATGAAGGATCAACTCAACAGAGAATTTCAACTAGAGAAAACCCCAAAACGAATCATCTCTCTAGTACCTTCCCAAACCGAATTGTTGGTCCATTTAGGTTTGGAAGCCTCAATCGTTGGTGTGACTAAATTCTATGTGCATCCAAAACATCTGCGACTATCAAAAAAGGTGGTTGGTGGCACAAAGCAAATCAATCTTCAGAAAATAATAGATTTAAATCCTGATATCATTCTTTGTAATAAAGAAGAAAATACAAAGAAAATGATTGCAGAACTGGAAACTATTGCGCCAATTCATATCAGTGATATTTACAATTTAGAAGATTGTTTTGAGTTGATAAAAATGTATGGCAATATATTTCAAGTTGAAAAACGTGCTTCAGAATTAATTTCAAATATTCGAAAAGAACGTAAGGCATTTCAACTTCAAATTACAACTAAAAAGCCGTTGAAAGTTGCTTATTTTATTTGGAAAAATCCATGGATGGTGGCAGCTTCAACTAATTTTATCGATGCTATGATCACCGAAGCCGGATTTACAAATGTGTTTAAAGCACAAGAGCGTTATCCAGAAATCGACTTAAATAATTCAAATTTAAAAGGGGCAGATCTTATTTTCTTGTCCAGCGAACCTTTTCCGTTTAAGTCGGATCATATTGCAGAATTGCAATCAAAATTTCCAGAAAAGACAATTAAAATTGTGGATGGCGAATTATTTTCTTGGTATGGCAGCCGTTTATTGAAGTCCTATCCGTATTTTAAAACGCTACATGATGAAACGCAAAAAGTCGATACTATCTAA
- a CDS encoding DUF3078 domain-containing protein, which produces MKNYLWLIFSVILFSSTDIAAQPDSLYFLKKKELPIELGWRTKKEVGLTLNQVSFTNWNAGGTNSITGIVSGKATAKYKKEKYFWNSNFNVRYGLNKQADRDIRKTDDVIEVISNVGLEKNPTSNWFYSAKFSFNSQLANGYNYPNRDEPISQFLAPGYMFFGLGMEYGRHIERLSFYASPFTLKTTFVLDDDLANRGAFGVDPAIYDLEGNILREGSKVRQELGILLTNQYEEEMFENIKVTSLLRLYTDYINSFGNIDVEWELNLDMKVNKYVKATLGSHLRYDDDIKSEVEVNDMTNEEIVIEGPKLQWKQILGVGVVVDLDNIIKPNESS; this is translated from the coding sequence ACTATTTGTGGCTTATTTTTAGTGTCATTTTGTTCTCGTCAACCGACATAGCAGCACAACCAGATTCTTTATATTTTTTGAAAAAAAAGGAACTGCCTATAGAATTGGGATGGCGCACCAAAAAAGAAGTGGGTTTAACCCTTAATCAAGTCTCTTTCACTAATTGGAACGCGGGTGGAACCAATTCAATTACTGGTATAGTGAGTGGTAAGGCAACTGCAAAATACAAAAAGGAAAAATACTTTTGGAATTCCAATTTCAATGTACGCTATGGCTTAAATAAACAAGCAGATAGAGATATTAGAAAGACCGATGATGTTATTGAAGTAATTTCTAATGTTGGCTTAGAGAAAAACCCAACAAGTAATTGGTTCTATTCTGCAAAATTCAGTTTTAATTCACAATTGGCTAATGGCTATAACTATCCCAATAGAGATGAGCCTATATCACAATTTTTAGCACCTGGTTATATGTTTTTTGGTTTGGGTATGGAATATGGACGACATATTGAACGTTTATCGTTTTACGCTTCCCCATTCACTTTAAAAACCACATTTGTTTTAGATGATGATTTGGCAAATAGGGGCGCTTTTGGTGTCGATCCTGCAATTTATGATTTAGAAGGAAACATTTTAAGGGAAGGCAGTAAAGTAAGACAAGAATTGGGCATTTTATTGACTAACCAATACGAGGAAGAAATGTTCGAGAACATAAAAGTGACGAGTCTTCTGCGTTTATATACAGATTATATCAATAGTTTTGGGAATATTGATGTCGAATGGGAACTGAACTTAGACATGAAAGTCAATAAATACGTTAAAGCCACTCTGGGTTCGCATCTTAGGTATGATGACGATATTAAATCTGAAGTCGAAGTCAATGATATGACCAATGAAGAAATCGTAATTGAAGGTCCAAAACTACAGTGGAAGCAAATTTTAGGTGTTGGCGTCGTCGTAGATTTGGATAATATTATAAAGCCCAATGAATCTTCTTAA
- the prfA gene encoding peptide chain release factor 1 gives MLEKIQIIKQRFDEVNDLIIQPDIISDQQRYTKLMKEYKDLKLIVDKGEIYKEALDNISEAEEIIADGSDAEMLDMAKLQLDEAKETIDKLEEEIRFMLIPKDPDDAKNVVVEVRAGTGGDEASIFAGDLYRMYSKYCIDKGWKVDVVSQSDGTSGGFKEIIFEVSGEDVYGTLKFEAGVHRVQRVPQTETQGRVHTSAATVMVLPEAEEFDYELDMTEVRIERTTSTGPGGQSVNTTYSAIKLHHEPTGMIVSCQDQKSSHKNLEKALKVLRSRLYDLELAKQQAADSEKRKSMVSSGDRSAKIRTYNYPQGRVTDHRVPGLTLYDLSNIIDGDIQKIIDELMLAENTELLKASDDVI, from the coding sequence ATGTTAGAGAAAATACAGATTATAAAACAACGTTTTGATGAGGTAAATGACCTTATCATTCAACCCGATATTATATCCGATCAGCAACGCTACACTAAGCTGATGAAAGAATATAAGGATCTTAAACTTATTGTAGATAAAGGCGAAATTTATAAGGAAGCTTTAGATAATATTTCTGAAGCCGAAGAAATTATTGCGGATGGCTCTGATGCCGAAATGTTAGATATGGCAAAATTGCAACTCGATGAAGCAAAAGAGACCATTGATAAGCTAGAAGAAGAGATTCGTTTTATGCTGATTCCAAAGGATCCAGATGACGCTAAAAACGTGGTCGTGGAAGTACGTGCAGGAACAGGAGGTGACGAAGCCAGTATTTTTGCAGGCGATTTATACCGAATGTATTCCAAATATTGCATTGATAAAGGCTGGAAGGTCGATGTGGTGAGCCAGAGTGATGGAACATCTGGAGGATTTAAAGAGATCATATTTGAAGTTTCAGGTGAAGATGTTTACGGCACCTTAAAGTTTGAAGCTGGTGTACATCGTGTACAACGTGTACCACAAACCGAAACTCAAGGTCGTGTGCATACAAGCGCAGCAACAGTTATGGTGTTGCCAGAAGCAGAAGAATTTGATTATGAATTAGATATGACCGAAGTGCGTATAGAACGTACCACGTCAACTGGTCCTGGAGGGCAGTCGGTTAACACCACATATTCAGCCATTAAGTTACATCATGAACCTACGGGAATGATTGTGAGTTGTCAAGATCAGAAATCATCACACAAAAACTTAGAGAAAGCCTTAAAGGTGTTACGCTCGCGTTTATACGATTTAGAATTAGCAAAACAACAAGCTGCTGATTCTGAAAAACGAAAAAGCATGGTAAGCTCTGGCGACAGAAGTGCTAAAATTAGAACTTACAACTATCCGCAAGGACGAGTGACTGATCATAGAGTACCAGGTTTAACACTTTATGATTTATCAAATATCATTGATGGTGATATTCAAAAAATTATTGACGAATTAATGTTGGCTGAAAATACGGAGTTATTGAAGGCTAGTGATGATGTGATTTAG
- a CDS encoding Lacal_2735 family protein: MANLNRLLNKKKKLNKKYKQLIEEAYNLRQTDHALSDFSEYKATKVLHKINKLKFVVGDTKLQAN; encoded by the coding sequence GTGGCTAATTTAAATCGACTTCTAAATAAAAAGAAAAAGCTAAATAAAAAATATAAGCAGCTCATTGAAGAGGCTTATAATTTAAGACAAACCGATCATGCGTTAAGCGATTTTTCTGAGTATAAAGCCACCAAAGTGCTTCATAAAATCAACAAACTCAAATTTGTTGTTGGCGATACTAAGCTACAGGCCAATTAA
- the pyrF gene encoding orotidine-5'-phosphate decarboxylase has product MTTKQLTTQIQKKKSFLCIGLDVDLNKIPQHLLKEEDPIFAFNKAIIDATHHLCVAYKPNTAFYEAYGIKGWRALEKTIDYLNEKHPEIYTIADAKRGDIGNTSTMYAKAFFEDLGFDSVTVAPYMGKDSVEPFLAFRDKHTILLALTSNQGAFDFQTNPEISGVDGVELYKKVLETSKSWQNSENLMYVVGATKAEFLADIRNIIPDSFLLVPGVGAQGGNLQDVCKYGMNSSVGLLINSSRGIIYASQDEDFAQAAAAKAEELQVQMAAVLSKKS; this is encoded by the coding sequence ATGACTACAAAGCAACTTACAACACAAATCCAAAAAAAGAAATCCTTCCTCTGCATAGGCTTAGACGTCGATTTAAATAAAATTCCACAACATTTATTAAAAGAAGAAGACCCCATCTTCGCTTTTAATAAGGCCATTATAGATGCCACACATCATTTATGCGTTGCCTACAAACCAAACACGGCATTTTACGAAGCTTACGGTATTAAAGGTTGGCGAGCTTTAGAAAAAACAATCGACTATCTCAACGAAAAACATCCTGAAATTTACACCATTGCTGACGCTAAACGAGGCGATATTGGTAATACAAGTACCATGTATGCCAAAGCGTTTTTTGAGGATTTAGGTTTCGATAGTGTAACGGTTGCACCTTATATGGGAAAAGATTCAGTAGAACCTTTTTTAGCTTTTAGGGATAAGCATACGATTCTTTTAGCCTTAACATCCAATCAAGGCGCTTTTGATTTTCAGACCAATCCCGAAATTTCGGGAGTAGATGGCGTGGAGTTATACAAAAAAGTTTTGGAAACCTCTAAATCTTGGCAAAATTCAGAAAACTTAATGTATGTGGTTGGTGCGACCAAAGCGGAGTTTTTAGCGGATATTCGTAACATTATTCCAGATAGCTTTTTGTTGGTACCAGGTGTTGGTGCCCAAGGTGGCAATCTTCAGGACGTGTGTAAATATGGTATGAATAGTTCGGTTGGTTTATTAATCAATTCATCACGTGGTATAATTTACGCTTCTCAAGATGAAGATTTTGCACAAGCCGCTGCCGCAAAGGCTGAGGAATTGCAGGTGCAAATGGCAGCTGTTTTGAGTAAAAAGTCTTAA